In Polyangium spumosum, a genomic segment contains:
- a CDS encoding DUF2490 domain-containing protein, which yields MKRALSVPAALLAFFLAQEASADYEVWLWAENRVPIVRADKPTFPRIDLRVYAESRLNGRSDGLHQSFLRTGPLFFLTDFLFIGVQGTIYADRLASGAFDQEARFEFEPNFFGRIGDFTWNDRNRFEARFREAETRYRYRNQLRINYAPKGAKWMPFVWDEVLVDLSGLGLNQNRALIGLARQLNPTTRLDAGFMLRSREEASGWVHDRVFFAALFFDVAPPGK from the coding sequence ATGAAGCGCGCCCTCTCCGTCCCTGCCGCCCTCCTCGCTTTTTTCCTCGCACAGGAGGCGAGCGCCGATTACGAAGTCTGGCTCTGGGCCGAAAACCGCGTGCCCATCGTCCGGGCGGACAAGCCCACGTTCCCGCGTATCGACCTGCGCGTCTACGCCGAGTCGCGTTTGAACGGTCGAAGCGACGGCCTGCATCAATCGTTCCTCCGGACGGGCCCCCTGTTTTTCCTGACCGATTTCCTGTTCATCGGCGTGCAGGGCACGATTTACGCCGATCGCCTGGCGTCGGGCGCGTTCGACCAGGAGGCGCGCTTCGAGTTCGAGCCGAACTTCTTCGGGCGTATCGGTGATTTCACGTGGAACGACCGGAACCGCTTCGAGGCTCGTTTCCGCGAGGCCGAGACGCGGTATCGTTATCGCAATCAGCTCCGCATCAACTACGCGCCGAAGGGGGCGAAGTGGATGCCGTTCGTCTGGGACGAGGTGCTCGTGGACCTCTCGGGGCTCGGCCTGAACCAGAACCGCGCGCTCATCGGCCTCGCGCGCCAGCTCAACCCCACGACGCGCCTCGACGCGGGCTTCATGCTCCGGAGCCGGGAGGAGGCCTCGGGGTGGGTCCACGACCGGGTGTTTTTCGCGGCGCTCTTCTTCGACGTGGCGCCCCCGGGGAAATGA
- a CDS encoding transposase — MSTPVPRWNPSSVATRREQMLLARLGNHRKLFAFLYQHRLELFDDAFQDELAAMYRDTGEGRLPVPPALLAMVLLLQAYHGVSDREAVELTVVDLRWQLVLSILGAETQAFGQSTLQAFRERMIAHGMDLRMLERTIELAKKTQGFDWEKLPTTLRLAVDSRPLEGAGRVEDTINLLGHAAFKLLRGAAALLELKAEQIAACAGAPVFLAPSIKTGLDIDWFDPEQKADAIVELTRQIDALEAWIRRQAGAAADEAPLKELFDCIAQLRAQDLQPDPPGGGKPRIREGVAKDRRVSIEDPQMRHGRKSKSKRFKGYKQHIANDLDTELILAVSVTPANRPEGEGAADLAKDLSRSPRNDKIDEVYIDRAYV; from the coding sequence ATGTCGACCCCCGTCCCGCGCTGGAATCCGAGCTCTGTCGCGACTCGTAGGGAGCAGATGCTCCTGGCCCGGCTGGGCAACCACCGGAAGCTGTTCGCGTTCCTTTATCAGCATCGCCTGGAGTTGTTCGACGACGCTTTCCAGGACGAACTCGCGGCCATGTACCGCGACACCGGCGAAGGCAGGCTGCCTGTACCTCCAGCCTTGCTGGCGATGGTCTTGTTATTACAGGCGTATCACGGCGTATCCGATCGCGAGGCGGTCGAGTTGACGGTCGTCGATCTGCGCTGGCAGCTCGTGCTGAGCATCTTGGGAGCTGAAACGCAGGCGTTCGGGCAGAGCACCTTGCAGGCGTTCCGCGAGCGGATGATCGCGCATGGTATGGACCTCCGGATGCTCGAGCGCACCATCGAGCTCGCCAAGAAAACCCAGGGGTTCGACTGGGAAAAGTTGCCGACGACGCTGCGCCTGGCGGTCGACTCGCGTCCCCTGGAAGGCGCGGGTCGTGTCGAGGACACGATAAACCTACTCGGCCATGCGGCCTTCAAGCTCCTGCGCGGAGCGGCCGCGTTACTCGAGCTGAAAGCGGAGCAAATCGCGGCGTGCGCGGGAGCCCCTGTATTCCTGGCGCCAAGCATCAAGACGGGCCTGGACATCGACTGGTTCGATCCCGAGCAAAAGGCGGACGCGATCGTCGAGCTCACGCGGCAGATCGACGCGCTGGAGGCGTGGATTCGCAGGCAAGCCGGCGCCGCGGCCGACGAGGCGCCGCTGAAGGAGCTGTTCGATTGTATTGCGCAGCTGCGCGCCCAAGATCTCCAACCGGATCCGCCGGGAGGCGGCAAGCCCCGCATCCGCGAAGGCGTTGCCAAAGATCGGCGTGTGTCGATCGAGGATCCGCAGATGCGCCACGGGCGCAAGAGCAAATCCAAGCGCTTCAAGGGCTACAAACAACATATCGCGAACGATCTGGATACCGAGCTGATCCTGGCCGTGTCTGTTACACCTGCCAATCGTCCCGAAGGCGAGGGCGCGGCAGACCTCGCGAAGGATCTCTCACGATCCCCGAGGAATGACAAAATTGACGAGGTGTACATCGATCGCGCATACGTGAG
- a CDS encoding transposase — MTNHPITTLEDACLVVFGYTQRWRIEEFHRTWKQGGCNVEATQLQTSEHVKRWATLLAAVAMRIERLKYLSRNQPDLPATEELSRYEIDALILKRRKRKNPGIPDGILTIGIATQWIAELGGYTGKSSGGPPGSITIGRGLERLAPVAETLQQLDEAGLLR; from the coding sequence TTGACCAACCATCCGATCACGACCCTCGAAGACGCCTGCCTCGTGGTTTTCGGTTATACGCAGCGCTGGCGCATCGAGGAGTTTCATCGCACGTGGAAGCAGGGCGGCTGCAACGTCGAGGCGACGCAGCTCCAGACCAGCGAACACGTGAAACGATGGGCTACGCTGCTGGCTGCCGTGGCCATGCGCATCGAGAGACTCAAGTACCTGTCACGCAACCAGCCCGATCTGCCCGCAACCGAGGAGCTGTCGCGCTACGAGATCGACGCGCTCATCCTCAAGAGGCGCAAGAGGAAGAATCCCGGGATCCCCGATGGGATCCTGACGATCGGCATCGCAACACAGTGGATCGCGGAGCTCGGCGGCTACACGGGCAAGTCTTCCGGAGGCCCGCCAGGATCCATCACCATCGGTCGAGGGCTCGAACGCTTGGCCCCCGTAGCAGAAACGCTGCAACAGCTCGATGAGGCGGGGCTGTTGCGATGA
- a CDS encoding ABC transporter ATP-binding protein encodes MLAIRNLGKTYANGVHALNDVTLDIPRGMFGLLGPNGAGKSSLMRTLATLQEADSGSATLEGANGEIIDVLRDKDAVRRRLGYLPQDFGVYPKVSAEDMLTHFAVLKGLIDRKQRREVVDGLLQQVNLWDVRKRKLGTYSGGMRQRFGVAQALLGNPRLVIVDEPTAGLDPEERNRFLNLLAEIGENVAVILSTHIVEDVTDLCPTMAIMNKGQVLLTGKPSDAIAALANQVWRKQVTKAALPEYEARHVVLSTRLVAGRPVIHVFSSEHPGEGFEQVAPNLEDVYFQLLRVQAA; translated from the coding sequence ATGCTCGCCATCCGCAATCTCGGCAAGACCTACGCCAATGGCGTTCACGCGCTGAACGATGTCACCCTCGACATTCCGCGCGGCATGTTCGGCCTGCTCGGTCCGAACGGCGCCGGCAAGTCGTCCTTGATGCGCACCCTGGCGACATTGCAGGAAGCCGACAGCGGCAGCGCCACGCTGGAGGGCGCGAACGGCGAAATCATCGACGTGCTGCGCGACAAGGACGCGGTCCGGCGCCGGCTCGGCTACCTGCCGCAGGACTTCGGCGTCTATCCGAAGGTGAGCGCGGAGGACATGCTGACGCATTTCGCCGTGCTGAAGGGTCTCATCGACCGCAAGCAGCGCCGCGAGGTCGTGGACGGGCTGCTCCAGCAAGTGAACCTGTGGGACGTGCGCAAGCGCAAGCTCGGCACGTATTCGGGCGGCATGCGGCAACGCTTCGGTGTCGCGCAGGCGCTCCTGGGAAATCCGCGCCTCGTGATCGTCGACGAGCCCACCGCCGGCCTCGATCCCGAGGAGCGCAATCGCTTCCTCAACCTGCTCGCCGAGATCGGCGAGAACGTCGCGGTGATCCTGTCCACGCACATCGTCGAGGACGTCACCGACCTGTGCCCGACGATGGCCATCATGAACAAGGGCCAGGTGCTGCTGACCGGAAAGCCGAGTGACGCGATCGCCGCGCTCGCCAACCAGGTATGGCGCAAGCAGGTCACGAAAGCGGCGTTGCCCGAATACGAGGCGCGCCACGTCGTGCTGTCGACGCGGCTGGTCGCCGGCCGTCCGGTGATCCACGTATTCAGCAGCGAGCACCCGGGGGAAGGCTTCGAGCAGGTCGCCCCGAACCTCGAGGACGTGTACTTCCAGCTCCTGCGCGTGCAGGCCGCCTGA
- a CDS encoding protein kinase domain-containing protein, which produces MPLLRSQDVELRDLARGAPPLSDAWGSPTGARLARLLGVGGMSSVFLAEVDTARRSSALSPICPPRIAVKIMKPAMVSDLMQEGIFAGQLAQREATALGRIMDRTPPTEFVVGFYGMGEAPVDVRGRTVKLPWLALEYVDGGQDGSSLADRVTRAPDGCDPIRALRLCRGIVEGVLALHDEDIIHRDLKPDNVLIVGPVGDETPKIADCGISKVADSTYTIAALTREYAGSEQWLSRPGEKNPLIGPWTDVHALAAVVWFVLGGEHWCRGPWDNGFLVTGERRSLVTAPRLHPGFAADRVTLGELDRVLGKGASPALPEPLRDLESARALAPRDAPSRFESARAFADVLLPLLESAAARWKARAAREDRATTAFRTTQALASPAVTLEPTAQIVELPPVEIKNVMLPPLRPGNIAFQPDGRALARFGGRLLYLWGPRALPIPVGPKDAPVVAATTFVVRGPHAGFALVGPSHVQLVRPGRIVPLGLPPRASPIEAALGDGQTFAVVTAAVEGDEDSLPELWLWNDESWSAPVALPLAGRVLALSSGPYGMLVVGANGKGTRGRALFASYDGQTTVYATGVQDKPALLTALCSGERLAWAAGEGFVLGLDRGAVIPEEVEAKDRPVVMGLDPVGLPWLVTMSSVMRRQAGGTTAVWRTYYEKDAGAPPLVGITFTHEGARVVDARGGGANLVPRDIGSWQSTSAVLEQGS; this is translated from the coding sequence ATGCCGCTCCTTCGCTCCCAGGACGTCGAACTCCGCGACCTCGCGCGCGGCGCGCCCCCTCTCTCGGACGCGTGGGGCAGCCCCACGGGCGCGCGCCTCGCGCGGCTGCTCGGCGTCGGCGGCATGTCGAGCGTGTTCCTCGCCGAGGTCGATACGGCCCGGCGTTCGAGCGCGCTCTCGCCGATCTGCCCGCCGCGTATCGCCGTCAAGATCATGAAGCCCGCGATGGTCTCCGACCTCATGCAGGAGGGGATCTTCGCCGGCCAGCTCGCGCAGCGCGAGGCCACCGCGCTCGGCCGCATCATGGATCGCACGCCGCCCACCGAGTTCGTCGTCGGCTTCTACGGCATGGGCGAGGCGCCCGTCGACGTGCGCGGCAGGACCGTGAAGTTGCCGTGGCTCGCGCTCGAATACGTCGACGGAGGGCAGGACGGCTCCTCGCTCGCCGATCGCGTCACGCGCGCGCCCGACGGCTGTGATCCGATCCGCGCCCTGCGCCTCTGCCGCGGCATCGTCGAGGGCGTGCTCGCGCTCCACGACGAGGACATCATCCACCGCGATCTCAAGCCCGACAACGTGCTCATCGTCGGGCCCGTCGGCGACGAGACGCCGAAGATCGCCGACTGCGGCATCTCCAAGGTCGCCGACTCGACCTACACGATCGCCGCGCTGACGCGCGAGTACGCCGGCAGCGAGCAGTGGCTCTCGCGCCCCGGCGAGAAGAACCCGCTCATCGGCCCGTGGACCGACGTGCACGCGCTCGCCGCCGTCGTGTGGTTCGTGCTGGGAGGCGAGCACTGGTGCCGCGGACCCTGGGACAACGGCTTTCTCGTCACGGGGGAGCGGCGCTCGCTCGTCACCGCCCCGCGCCTGCACCCGGGCTTCGCCGCCGATCGCGTGACCCTCGGCGAGCTCGACCGCGTGCTCGGCAAGGGCGCCTCGCCGGCCCTGCCCGAGCCGCTGCGCGACCTCGAAAGCGCGCGCGCGCTCGCCCCGCGTGACGCACCTTCCCGCTTCGAATCGGCCCGCGCCTTCGCCGACGTGCTCCTGCCCCTGCTCGAGTCCGCCGCCGCGCGCTGGAAGGCCCGCGCCGCGCGCGAGGACCGCGCGACGACCGCGTTCCGCACGACGCAGGCGCTCGCGTCCCCCGCGGTCACGCTCGAACCGACGGCGCAGATCGTCGAGCTGCCGCCCGTCGAGATCAAGAACGTGATGCTGCCGCCGCTGCGACCGGGCAACATCGCGTTCCAGCCGGATGGCCGCGCGCTCGCGCGTTTCGGCGGGCGCCTCCTGTACCTCTGGGGCCCGCGCGCCTTGCCCATCCCCGTCGGGCCCAAGGACGCGCCCGTCGTCGCCGCGACGACCTTCGTCGTGCGGGGTCCTCACGCGGGCTTCGCGCTCGTCGGCCCCTCGCACGTGCAGCTCGTGCGGCCCGGCCGGATCGTACCGCTCGGGTTGCCTCCACGCGCGAGCCCCATCGAGGCGGCGCTCGGTGATGGGCAGACGTTCGCCGTGGTCACGGCCGCCGTGGAGGGCGACGAGGACAGCTTGCCGGAGCTCTGGCTCTGGAACGACGAGTCCTGGTCCGCGCCCGTCGCGCTCCCACTCGCCGGCCGCGTGCTCGCGCTCTCCTCGGGTCCGTACGGCATGCTCGTCGTCGGCGCGAACGGCAAGGGCACGCGCGGCCGGGCGCTCTTCGCGAGTTACGACGGACAGACGACGGTGTACGCGACGGGCGTGCAGGACAAACCCGCGCTGCTCACGGCGCTCTGCAGCGGCGAGCGGCTCGCGTGGGCCGCGGGCGAGGGGTTTGTCCTCGGCCTCGATCGCGGGGCGGTGATCCCCGAGGAGGTCGAGGCGAAGGATCGGCCGGTGGTGATGGGGCTCGACCCGGTGGGCCTGCCGTGGCTCGTGACGATGTCGTCGGTGATGCGCCGGCAAGCGGGCGGGACCACGGCGGTGTGGCGGACGTATTACGAAAAAGACGCCGGCGCGCCGCCGCTCGTCGGGATCACGTTCACGCACGAGGGGGCGCGTGTCGTGGACGCGCGTGGTGGCGGGGCGAACCTCGTGCCGCGGGACATCGGGAGCTGGCAAAGCACGTCCGCGGTGCTCGAGCAGGGCTCGTGA
- a CDS encoding M1 family aminopeptidase, whose product MIRELFRFELREQLRSPLLWLVAGLFGLLAFGAASSEAVQVGGSIGNVFRNAPTVVATWLALFTLIGMLVITIFISSALLRDFDQGTAELFFASPIRKRDYLLGRLGAALAASLVVYLVIGLGMFIAQFMPWIDPARLGPVSLKPYLWAFGVFVIPNLLFTGALLSLMAAVTRSILWVYIGVLGFFVLYGTSAVLLRDLDNVWIATLMDPLGARALERTIRYWSAEERNTGLPAIGGYLLGNRALWTAIAAALLVATFALFKTERSGTGRRRWGRKVNMDALAAAERAARPVAVAAVRRPEPIFTTRTVGRQLLRQLRFDTVGVFRSVPFLVMLAFGIANFIPSALFRQTMYETPIHPVTSQMLSALQGSYSFLLVIIVLFYAGELVWKERGAKIHEVTDAMPVPSWVPLLAKLGALLAVIATFQLVGAAAAMLIQLAKGHTQLEPLLYLKTLALDSVVYALMGGLALTLQVFSNNKFVGYALLILVLILQTALGLMDFTHHLYNFGSWPNAPYSDMNGYGHFLPAQLWFQGYWGLLLLSLLLLSVAFWVRGSVGSRRERFVVARRRLRGRLGVAFGSSLLAFASVGGFLFWNTNVRNEYRSPEQKLDLSARYEKEYGAYRDLPQPKILASSTQIDLHPETQVLRIDGVYRVHNPHASPIPEVHINLADDKALLAIEFGGAELVKHDAPLGYRIYRLDRPMQPGDERDVRFTLDYHPNGITNDRSPTQIVENGSFFNNRMFPQFGYDERAQIDDRNDRRKRGLGEPTRMPKLEDQAARASTYIGDDANWLDFKTTICTAPDQIALAPGYLQEEFQRDGRRCFSYAMDRPMLNFYAFLSARWQVKKGFYKEGTPEQIPIEIYYDPKHPYNVDRMIAAVRKSLSYYEANFTPYQHRQVRIIEFPQYESFAQSFANTIPYSESIGFIADLRDETNIDYVFYVTAHEIAHQWWAHQVIGANVQGATVLSESLSQYSALMVMEQEYGRAKMRRFLKEELDKYLSNRGRERVEELPLYRVENQQYIHYQKGSLVFYRLREEIGEAALNRALKKFLQDKGYQKPPYTTSAELLSYIRAEAGPAHEALITDLFEKICFYDNRVQAATARKRDDGKYEVTLDLFADKRYADGKGKETAGELDDWIEVGVFARGKSGKEADEEVLYLERHHVTKQQVKLTVVVDAEPYEAGFDPNNKLIDRVSSDNRKRVDL is encoded by the coding sequence ATGATCCGCGAACTCTTCCGCTTCGAGCTGCGCGAGCAGCTCCGTTCTCCGCTGCTCTGGCTCGTCGCCGGCTTGTTCGGGTTGCTGGCCTTCGGTGCGGCCAGCAGCGAGGCCGTCCAGGTGGGCGGGAGCATCGGCAATGTCTTCCGCAATGCGCCGACCGTCGTCGCCACCTGGCTCGCGCTGTTCACCTTGATCGGGATGCTGGTCATCACGATCTTCATCAGCAGCGCCCTCTTGCGCGACTTCGACCAGGGCACCGCGGAGCTGTTCTTCGCCAGCCCGATCCGCAAACGCGATTACCTGCTCGGCCGGCTCGGCGCGGCGCTCGCGGCGAGCCTGGTCGTGTACCTCGTGATTGGCCTGGGCATGTTCATTGCCCAGTTCATGCCCTGGATCGATCCTGCGCGCCTCGGGCCGGTGTCCCTGAAGCCCTACCTGTGGGCGTTCGGGGTGTTCGTGATCCCGAACCTGCTGTTCACCGGCGCGCTGCTTTCGCTGATGGCGGCGGTGACACGCAGCATCCTGTGGGTCTACATCGGCGTGCTCGGTTTCTTCGTGCTGTACGGCACGAGCGCGGTGTTGCTGCGTGATCTCGACAATGTCTGGATAGCGACGCTGATGGATCCGCTCGGCGCGCGTGCCCTCGAGCGCACCATTCGTTACTGGTCGGCAGAAGAGCGTAACACCGGGCTGCCGGCGATCGGGGGCTACCTCCTCGGCAACCGCGCGCTCTGGACCGCGATCGCCGCGGCGCTCTTGGTCGCGACCTTCGCGCTGTTCAAGACCGAGCGCAGCGGCACCGGCCGCCGGCGCTGGGGCCGGAAGGTGAACATGGACGCGCTCGCCGCGGCGGAGCGCGCGGCCCGGCCCGTCGCCGTGGCGGCGGTGCGGAGGCCGGAGCCCATCTTCACGACCCGCACGGTAGGGCGGCAGCTCTTGCGTCAACTGCGCTTCGACACCGTCGGCGTGTTCCGTAGCGTGCCGTTCCTGGTGATGCTCGCGTTTGGCATCGCCAACTTCATCCCGTCCGCGCTGTTCCGCCAGACCATGTATGAAACACCGATTCATCCGGTGACCTCGCAGATGCTGTCTGCGCTGCAGGGCAGTTATAGCTTCCTGCTGGTGATCATCGTGCTGTTTTACGCCGGCGAGCTCGTGTGGAAGGAGCGCGGCGCGAAGATCCACGAGGTCACCGACGCGATGCCGGTGCCGAGCTGGGTGCCGCTCCTGGCCAAGCTCGGGGCGCTTCTGGCGGTGATCGCCACATTCCAGCTTGTCGGCGCGGCCGCCGCGATGCTCATCCAGCTCGCCAAGGGCCATACCCAGCTCGAACCGCTGCTCTACCTGAAGACGCTGGCGCTCGACTCGGTCGTGTATGCGCTGATGGGCGGCCTGGCGTTGACCCTGCAGGTGTTCAGCAACAACAAGTTCGTCGGTTATGCGCTGCTGATCCTGGTGCTCATCCTGCAGACCGCGCTCGGCTTGATGGACTTCACCCATCACCTCTACAATTTCGGGAGCTGGCCGAACGCGCCGTACTCGGACATGAACGGCTATGGCCACTTCTTGCCGGCGCAGCTCTGGTTCCAGGGGTACTGGGGCCTCTTGCTGCTCTCGCTGCTGCTCTTGTCGGTGGCGTTCTGGGTGCGCGGCAGCGTCGGCAGCCGCCGCGAGCGCTTCGTCGTGGCGCGGCGACGGCTGCGCGGCCGGCTGGGCGTGGCCTTCGGCTCGAGCCTGCTCGCGTTCGCGTCCGTGGGCGGCTTCCTCTTCTGGAACACCAACGTCCGCAATGAATACCGCTCGCCGGAGCAGAAGCTCGACCTGTCGGCGCGTTACGAGAAAGAATACGGCGCCTACAGGGATCTGCCGCAGCCGAAGATCCTGGCCTCGTCCACGCAGATCGACCTGCATCCGGAGACGCAGGTGCTGCGCATCGATGGGGTCTACCGCGTGCACAACCCCCACGCCTCGCCGATCCCCGAGGTGCACATCAACCTCGCCGACGACAAGGCGCTGCTCGCGATCGAATTCGGCGGCGCCGAGCTCGTGAAGCACGATGCCCCGCTGGGCTACCGCATCTACCGCCTCGATCGCCCGATGCAGCCGGGCGACGAGCGCGATGTGCGCTTCACGCTCGACTACCACCCGAACGGCATCACCAACGATCGTTCGCCGACGCAGATCGTCGAGAATGGGAGCTTCTTCAACAACCGCATGTTCCCGCAGTTCGGCTATGACGAGCGCGCGCAGATCGACGACCGGAACGACCGCCGCAAGCGCGGGCTGGGCGAGCCCACCCGCATGCCGAAGCTGGAAGACCAGGCGGCGCGCGCGAGCACCTATATCGGTGACGACGCGAACTGGCTCGATTTCAAGACCACCATCTGCACCGCGCCGGATCAGATCGCGCTCGCGCCGGGCTACCTGCAGGAGGAGTTCCAGCGCGACGGCCGTCGCTGCTTCAGCTATGCCATGGACCGGCCGATGCTGAACTTCTACGCCTTCCTGTCGGCGCGCTGGCAGGTGAAGAAGGGGTTCTACAAGGAGGGCACGCCGGAGCAGATCCCGATCGAGATCTATTACGACCCCAAGCACCCGTACAACGTCGATCGTATGATCGCCGCGGTGCGCAAGTCGCTCTCCTATTACGAGGCCAACTTCACGCCGTACCAGCACCGCCAGGTGCGGATCATCGAGTTTCCGCAATACGAGAGCTTCGCCCAGAGCTTCGCCAATACCATCCCCTATTCGGAGTCGATCGGCTTCATCGCCGACCTGCGCGACGAGACCAACATCGATTACGTGTTCTACGTGACGGCGCACGAGATCGCGCACCAGTGGTGGGCGCACCAGGTGATCGGCGCCAACGTGCAGGGGGCGACGGTGCTGTCGGAGTCGCTCTCGCAGTATTCGGCGTTGATGGTGATGGAGCAGGAGTACGGCCGCGCCAAGATGCGACGCTTCCTCAAGGAGGAGCTCGACAAGTACCTCTCCAACCGCGGCCGCGAGCGGGTCGAGGAGCTGCCGCTCTACCGGGTGGAGAACCAGCAGTACATCCACTACCAGAAGGGATCGCTCGTGTTCTACCGCCTGCGCGAGGAGATCGGCGAGGCGGCGCTCAACCGCGCGCTGAAGAAGTTCCTGCAGGACAAGGGTTATCAAAAGCCGCCGTACACGACATCGGCCGAGCTCCTTTCCTACATCCGCGCCGAGGCCGGTCCGGCACACGAGGCGTTGATCACCGACCTGTTCGAGAAGATCTGCTTCTACGACAATCGGGTGCAGGCGGCGACCGCGCGCAAGCGCGACGACGGCAAATACGAGGTGACCCTCGACCTGTTCGCGGACAAGCGCTACGCGGACGGCAAGGGCAAGGAGACGGCGGGCGAGCTCGACGACTGGATCGAGGTCGGCGTCTTCGCCCGCGGCAAGTCCGGCAAGGAGGCGGACGAAGAGGTGCTGTACCTGGAGCGCCACCACGTGACCAAGCAGCAGGTGAAGCTGACCGTCGTGGTCGACGCGGAGCCCTACGAAGCCGGCTTCGATCCGAACAACAAGCTCATCGACCGCGTCTCGTCGGACAACCGCAAGCGCGTGGATCTCTAG
- a CDS encoding serine hydrolase domain-containing protein produces MRVLKAVNPVIAAGALAFCLALPGSAEAAPPQVIPGAANLDSMLSEHAGHWLAGKATPGMVAAVIKGNHIVALGKAGYARLPDGEYPAGVAMSLDTIFNIGSNTKSMTALLLSMLIQETALTWDTTLATALQLPRAYFHNGVSDDRADVTLRQLVAHRSGFDCADGTVVYSHPQFPAGWSSFTREELLDRWLKGTVTPNIIGGVLPVGYLADCTGTAINSYDYENLNFAIAQSIIDKWSGMEFVEYARTHLVEPYGMDYSYVWAHVYNLAVDDVFEIEAGVVWPYWDDYYYPKDKDQYLDHTFVRSYNTSFNLIGINDPGEYGLAPGAGGFGFDIYDWSKYGTAHLREQSQAWKDVHGTEFTTYNYGFGTSKKTGAVLNYTRMAHTGDLASMRSVISVYPELDLAYLAFANGGVDDNGALSEVLSDLEGSLTLGVDTGGCANTSSVKDVQRFYDQTMFGCAGTVTKANAGTLCKTGYHVCSAEEFYENNRYGGGPAEAPTHHYWTSTTLKYSGTGSNNCSVSATTGTTCNQPMRACAPSTTDPLGNSCNWINCGYEGDTDNSYFGGCANNTTAGTLCCETMISL; encoded by the coding sequence ATGCGTGTACTCAAGGCAGTCAACCCCGTCATCGCAGCAGGCGCCCTCGCCTTCTGCCTCGCCCTCCCGGGCAGCGCCGAGGCGGCGCCGCCGCAGGTCATTCCGGGCGCGGCCAACCTCGACTCCATGCTGAGCGAGCACGCGGGGCACTGGCTCGCGGGGAAGGCGACGCCGGGCATGGTGGCCGCGGTCATCAAGGGCAACCACATCGTGGCGCTCGGCAAGGCGGGGTATGCCCGGCTCCCGGACGGCGAGTATCCGGCGGGCGTGGCGATGAGCCTGGATACCATCTTCAACATCGGCTCGAACACCAAGAGCATGACCGCGCTGCTGCTCTCCATGCTCATCCAGGAGACGGCGCTGACCTGGGACACGACGCTGGCCACCGCGCTGCAGCTGCCGCGCGCCTATTTCCATAACGGCGTGAGCGACGACCGGGCCGACGTCACCCTGCGGCAGCTGGTGGCCCACCGCTCGGGCTTCGATTGCGCCGACGGTACCGTGGTCTATTCGCATCCGCAGTTCCCCGCGGGCTGGAGCAGCTTCACCCGCGAGGAGCTGCTGGACAGGTGGCTCAAGGGGACCGTGACGCCGAACATCATCGGCGGCGTCCTCCCCGTCGGCTACCTGGCAGACTGCACCGGCACCGCCATCAACTCCTACGACTACGAGAACCTGAACTTCGCCATCGCCCAGTCGATCATCGACAAGTGGTCGGGCATGGAGTTCGTCGAGTATGCGCGGACCCACCTCGTCGAGCCCTACGGCATGGACTACAGCTACGTGTGGGCCCACGTCTACAACCTGGCGGTGGACGACGTCTTCGAGATCGAGGCAGGCGTGGTGTGGCCTTACTGGGACGACTACTATTACCCGAAGGACAAGGACCAGTACCTCGATCACACGTTCGTCCGCTCCTACAACACGAGCTTCAACCTGATCGGCATCAACGACCCGGGGGAATACGGCTTGGCGCCGGGGGCGGGCGGCTTCGGCTTCGACATCTACGACTGGTCGAAATACGGGACGGCCCACCTGCGCGAGCAGTCGCAGGCGTGGAAGGACGTGCACGGGACCGAGTTCACCACGTACAACTACGGGTTCGGCACCTCGAAGAAGACCGGCGCCGTCCTCAACTACACGCGGATGGCGCACACCGGCGATCTGGCCTCGATGCGCTCCGTCATCTCGGTGTATCCGGAGCTCGACCTGGCTTACCTCGCCTTCGCCAATGGCGGCGTCGACGACAACGGGGCGCTCAGCGAGGTGCTCTCGGACCTGGAGGGCAGCTTGACGCTCGGCGTGGACACGGGCGGCTGCGCCAACACCTCGAGCGTGAAGGACGTGCAGCGCTTCTACGACCAGACGATGTTCGGCTGCGCCGGGACCGTGACAAAGGCCAACGCAGGCACGCTTTGCAAGACGGGGTACCACGTGTGCAGCGCCGAGGAGTTCTACGAGAACAACAGGTACGGCGGCGGCCCCGCCGAGGCGCCCACGCATCACTACTGGACGTCGACCACCCTGAAGTACTCGGGCACGGGGAGCAACAACTGCTCGGTGAGCGCCACCACGGGCACGACCTGCAACCAGCCCATGCGCGCGTGCGCCCCCAGCACCACCGACCCGTTGGGCAACTCCTGCAACTGGATCAACTGCGGCTACGAGGGCGATACCGACAACAGCTACTTCGGCGGCTGCGCCAACAACACCACGGCGGGCACGCTTTGCTGTGAGACGATGATATCGCTCTGA